From a single Myotis daubentonii chromosome 5, mMyoDau2.1, whole genome shotgun sequence genomic region:
- the GADD45B gene encoding growth arrest and DNA damage-inducible protein GADD45 beta: protein MTLEELVACDNAAQKMQTVSAAVEELLVAAQRQDRLTVGVYESAKLMNVDPDCVVLCLLAIDEEEEDDIALQIHFTLIQSFCCDNDINIVRVSGMQRLAQLLGEPAETQDTTEARDLHCLLVTNPHTDAWKSHSLVEVASYCEESRGNNQWVPYISLQER from the exons ATGACTCTGGAAGAGCTGGTGGCGTGCGACAACGCGGCGCAGAA GATGCAGACGGTGAGCGCCGCGGTGGAGGAGCTGCTGGTCGCCGCGCAGCGCCAGGATCGCCTTACCGTGGGGGTGTACGAGTCGGCCAAGCTGATGAATGT GGACCCTGACTGCGTggtcctgtgcctgctggccattgacgaggaggaggaggatgacaTTGCCCTGCAGATCCACTTCACACTCATTCAGTCCTTTTGCTGTGACAACGACATCAACATTGTCCGGGTGTCCGGTATGCAACGTCTGGCGCAGCTGCTGGGCGAGCCAGCGGAGACCCAGGACACCACGGAGGCCCGGGACCTGCACTGCCTCCTGGTCACG AACCCTCACACAGATGCCTGGAAGAGCCACAGCCTGGTGGAGGTAGCCAGTTATTGCGAAGAGAGCCGGGGGAACAACCAGTGGGTCCCCTACATTTCCCTCCAGGAGCGCTGA